ataatgaaaatatcagtttaaattgcctacaaaagtggctggccatgcttagtggatttgggcctcactttttgcaattttgcagttttaccttttctgcatctgattttctcaaaaacgccaattttctaattcaaccatttaaatgccaattctaactatttaataactataaataattattaattaatattgtcatttatcatatttattaattgaaccatacaaagtatcataattaacaaatatgcccctaaaactctttctttacaatttcgcccttacttagtgaaaaattcacaaatagacatagtctaatttgagaattttaattgattaatcaaaatcaattacatgagtcttacaagcaatattatctcaactagtggcgggaccatgagtctatataaccgagcttccaataagtagatcaagaatttagcactaaaattcactaacttattaattcttcgttgaatccacgcatagaacttagaattgcactctcagtatatagaatgctctatatgttccaccatatagacacatcattagttatccattgttataatcctaatgtgatcaatgatcctctatatgaatgatctacactgtaaagggattagattaccgttacaccctacaatgtatttattccttaaaacacttgaccccgtataaatgatatttcagcttatgtgaaatgagtactccaccatttatgttcgtttggtcaagctcgaaggagatcatcctttgcttactattcgccagatagaagctatagattccatgtttatgctagcgctcccactcaattgcactaccgtgttcccaaaatgtacgtatcaccctgacctaaaagtaggcttaactaacaaatcaaagaacacgtatagcctttcaagattgagcctaatcatatcaggattaagatcatttgatctaggatcaactaggcgatattgacttgaatagatattacggtaagtttaataaatctaagtcaaagtttaatatcggtcccttccgatgcatactccatgcatccaacctgagctttactttaaccaatgctctggaaaggacatagcacttctccaaatgcaagtaaactcttgttgtagattatcatatcagtaaaaccctgtgtctgataaatctaggaaactttattcacatagtcatgtttactttccaatgtgttgacggcacaataaacaggatcaagtatgtgaaaagggtttcagatgaatttatacattatgtacatataatcatgaaataaatcatgtgaaccatgcaacattaaatgttatttctgatctatattaataagtaaatctgattatattgaaatgagttttatttagggcataaaacccaacaataacgtgttataaaataatataaagtagattagaagaaagaagaagaagatgaagagagaaagagaaagtgaatgagaatttctgagttgtttattccaatggggtgaacccctatttatacaaatacaagagtgagatattaagaaactaagaaaaaagggaaactaaggaaaagaggaatgttgattacaattcatggtaataaataaaagatttggacatccacataattattaatatttataacaaatgtGATAATTTCTTCTTGATAAACAAATGTGAACAATGAGGTAGGCACATAGGAAAAAAGAAGTGTAATCTCTTACTAATTCTTTGGGATGAAAAAATGGATAAGTGTGGGTGCTTGTTTTGTAAaattgtgcttatggtataatgtagcctaaatgacttctcatctACCCATTTTACCTAAGCCATGCTAttataaccgaaaaagaccttttTGATTCCGAACAAgagttgtcaacattagtggagaaaggtatgTCACTCAGGCTTATTGAACATGGATTAGCGGAATTTCGAAGAGTGTAGAATGACTGTGATATGATTGTCAAAAGAAGTGTTTTGTGTCCATATGAATTGCTTACTTCTGAATTGTGCATCCAAGTTAATTCTTAGAGTTAttaagttgaaattctggttattgatttgCTTGAAGTTGTGCAAGTGGTAGTGATAGTTCAATCATTTGAAGGTTTAGTTATCGATTGCATAGTTTAATTTCAGTTTGAGTTTTAGTTTTACTCGGGGGCAAGTAAAGATTCAGTTTGGgagaatttgttaggctatttctAGCCTATATTTTGGATCATTTTTATGTTCGCTTTTTGATGTTTTAGGACGAATtatgcttgttttctatgttttcggGTTCCTCAGAGTAATGGAGGCCCTGGGATGCAAAAGTGCAATAAAAGACAAGTGGAACTAAGAAAAACGCCAAATTCATGCTAAATGCACTTCTGGCAGCGGCGAGATAGTCATGGCCGAGGCCATAAAGTCCAAACAGAGACGAGGTTTTTAGAAGCCCCAGTCGCCGTGGCGAGCGTCCGTACGCTCGGGGGTATTTTTtccgacgaaccctaaaaattagatataaatagaaaactgcgattggaaatCAGGGAGAGCGATCGGGAGACCTAAAACACAGTGAGGAGCGGCAAGAGGagcaaagtgaagatccagagtcattccaccaacagtttctttctctgttcctttttaatttctttatgctGAATATTGTTTTAGGAATGGTTATAGATttgattatgaactaaattttccatttagggaggatgatgaatgtttgtttaagtttttgcctagttaatgaataattgccattcctccattcttgattgtgaaattatctatatttgtgtttaatttcatgtgtaagcttgatcaccttctacatgttctatgatctcaattcaaaatctgaaaagtgagaattgagaatgctaaaattggataatcgatgttctatgtgaaacgagagtattcacatgacttatgtgacaagtagattaTAACTTTATGCTGAttttatgttagtttaattaagaaattaattagagagcatgtgatttagaacctaaatgatctgaaaagagttaggttaatttataatctgtcattcacttcaagaaaaggataacaattaggcattaacaattaGGTAAAcgaacaacaggattctcctccctattatctcatgtTGATCAATTTTCACTTGTGttatttaagtttcttgaattactttcattctttttgaatcataaaaagtattaattttccaaatagaatcataagtataatttagtagtaattaatccaattccctgtggttcgacctcaattgcatgagtttactacttgattgcgtgcacttgcgtagtatttaataattttcgtaacagtGTCCTGGGAGGCAACCTTTGATGTTGTACCTAAAAAAACTTGCTCACCAGGTCCATAGCTTGACACGTATGGGTGAGGCTTCCGCAGGCTAAAGGCATAACTCGGTTTAGCGTATCTCAGAATGCCTTGGCCCTTCTCGACAATCCATGCTTCTCGCGGGAGTAGAGGGCTTCATCTCCTGGAACAGAGGGAGACTTTGGCTCGCGAATACCCTTCGTGCGGCTCGCAACCGAGGAACTCCACTTTGGGAAAACTCTTCCCACGAAGTTGGTGCCTTTATATTCCTGGAGCATCCATGGAGGAAATTGGTCAGCTAGTGACTCCTTAACCTTTCTTGATTAAAATCCACGTGTCatgattacaaaaatacggataacatttatttttattaggcTCATCGACTGGgaattatttatacaaatagaGATACAatggactcgtggactaaggataATTAACGcttgaaccacgtaaaaatttcTTATTTGTTATTTTGCTATTTATTCTGACATCACTTTCTTAAGCTCTAAGAAAATACTTAGTTGCCGAAAAACTAGATAAATAGTatttatcttaataataataataatttaaaatacgagagaatatttaaaataaaataaaattgtctaAAAAATACTGATAAGTAATAAAAGttcataaagaaaaatatttattaagaaaaatactataacaaaataaataaaattaatcaagGTCTCTTTTGGGCGAAAAGTGCTATGTTAGTCCTACCCCATTTGACACTCAGAGATGAGAAATTACCACCATTCTCGCTCTATTCCCCATTTAAGTGGGGAATCTCCATCCTAATAAGATCGGGTATGCATGGGATCAATGACAGACCTACACTATAGTGAGGGAGTGCAATTGCCCACCCTAAAAAAtgacaattttctttttttttttttaatttattaaataattattttatacttAAGTCCacctaaaattttatttttcatctacGCCCTTcctaaagttttaaaaaattgccCACCCTAAGTTATTTGTTGCATGGAACTCATCCCTACAGGTAGAATTTCCATCCatagaaataaagaaaaaaaaaagctacaCATTTAATAAGAAACttctacataaataaatatattgatttattaaaaaaaacttatgaTGTATAAAACAAGACGATAACCTCTTCATTTTCAAACACTAATTAAAAGATCACGATCTTTTTCTCCACTCTCCATCCCATCCATGGTGTCGTATAATGGCTTATTCAACGTCTCCGGAAGATAAAACGCATGAATCCCCCCAACAATCCCACATATGGCAAACACCACAAACGGCAATGCACCTCCCAAAACGACAACAAACGGTGCCAAAATCGCACCCATCTGTGAAGCCTGAGTTGCACACCCAAGCGCTGCATTCCTAACAACAGTGGGGAAAAGCTCAGCCGTGTAGATGAACAAAAGATTATATGTCCCTGCCATCCCAAAAATTCCCAACACTCCACATATCATTCTTAACACTTTCCACACCCCAACGACGTCATTTCTCACCAAACTCCCTAAAAAGCAGAACAATCCACTAAACCAGAGTGTCCCTATTGCCAATGGCTTCCTCCCGAACTTGTCCAACAAAATGGCTGTGATCGTAAAAGCTGGCATCTCGGCTACGGCGTTTAGAACCACGGTCATGTAGAGATTAGTATCTAAGTTCACAACATTTAAGCTCAAGCCATAGTAAACGACAGAACAGAGGAAATTTATGGCTACAGCCAAAAATAGACGAACTCTAGTTACAGGAGATCGAACAACGTCGACTAAAGAACCAGATACTCCGTTATTCGAAGTGGGGTTAACACTTTCTGATATACTTTTAGTGTTTGATTCATCATCTAATCCTAGAGTTATTCCTTCTGGTAGTTCCTTTCCATTTGACTTAGCTATTGAGTTCATGATCGTCATAGCTTCGTTGACTTTTCCTCTCACTAAGTACCACCTTGGGGATTCTGATATGAAAGGGATGACTAAAACTAGAAAAATGAGGGAAGGAATGGAGGAAGCAATATAAAGAGCACGCCATGTTGGGAAAACGTAAGCTATGAGGGAAAGTAAGGCTATCCCAGTTGAGAAGAAGTAGAAAGTGGACATTCCTGCTACGCCACGCCTAGAGGGGCCTATCGGTTCTGTGGCTAGGACAAAGGCGCAAAGGCCAACACCGCCAGTGCTAAAGCCAGTGAGGAAGCGGAGGAGGAGGTAGGTGATGTAGTCTGGAGTGAGTGCTGTTATGCAACCAAAGATGGCATTTAGTAAACAAACTATGGTTAGTGAGCCTTTTCTTCCAAGGAAAGAGTCTGAGAGGTGGCCAAATATTCCTGCCCCTGAAAAGTATAAAATATTTGTAACATATATTAGCAATTGTATCTACTAAAAATGCTAATGATATTCCAAAGCCAATAGTGTTATTTTGCTTGTAGGGATCTCCTTTTCTTGTTAATTCAGTATTGTTTTATTTCCCTGAACTTAGGCTGATCAAGAATATTGGCCTTATGGTCTAAAACTGTTAAAGTCTCAGTGTAAAACAAATCACGCAATGGAATTAGAATCTTGATTAAGCTGCCCTCCATCTAACTATACGAGCTTGCttgtaaataataattaaacagatgatcatacttaatttttaaaagctTGGAAGAAAGGGAACACAATTTCTCATAGCAAATGGTAAAAATCTGATTTCATTACTATTACTGAGTTAGAATGACCAAGGAATCCTATGTTAGAATGAACAATTCACTCTTAAAACCTACCTATCATTGTATAACACTTctcaaaatgaaaaagaaactaAGACACCCATTCATTAGAACGGAATTAGGTGCAAAAGATTACACGGTCTATAGTTTAATGCTAGTGCCCATCATTGTAACAATGCATCTTCGTTGAGTAGTAAAATTTAACTATATTCTACTTTCGTTCATTCATCTGTGTTTCTTTCCCTCAAATACGAAGATAAGGTGAACTAAGGTAAGGCATAATTATTCAAGTGATAACTATCTTATCCTATTATTTGCTTTTAATTTGGTGAACCAATGTATAGCGTGGGCACAAAACATGAGCATAAGATGAAAAGCAAAAAGTCAAGAGTAATTGCGCAAACCACAGAATGTTTTCTCTTCTTTCCCATCTTGGTGGACAGAGCAATGAGTTTCTATTGGTTTCATTGATTCAAAACATCAATAGTGGAATATTCATGAATGTGAAATAAAGTTTTTATGACTTGAATATCACACAAGATACTGAAAAAGTGTACCCTTTAATTAGTTAATGACACAACTTTTATCTTTTCAAGTCTACTTTTGGGAGTTATATGTAACCTCAAGCCGCGCGCTTAGGCCCATCAGCCAACCTGGATCTATATTGCACGTCATCATCACTTTTCCTAATTTTCCTATGTCTTTTAATACATGAGTGACACAAACTAATGTACATTTCACAAACATACTCAGATTTATTCCTTTCCATGCAATTACTCATCTAGATGATTAAATTTTCCAATAATCTAAACAATCTTCAATAATACATCCATACAGTATAAGAATTAACAATATATTTCTAACTTCTCCAACAATAAACCTTGAGATTAGTAGTGAAAGATGATCTCTaactaaatatctcaaaattagtTAAGTGAATGCTAAAATTctgaataaaaaatattgtctcACTAATCAAGACAAAAAGTGAAATAAATCATGAATGTTCATGAAGGCCTAAGACTTCGTAAATTGTGAAGATAATAACTTCCGCATAAGAATGTGATGATAATGCAATACATCACCATTTGTATTTATATACTATTCCTCAGATAGACCCAAGGAAAAAAGACAAACAGGCAAAAAGGAGAGACAACCAAAATAGTCAATTGCAGtgcaaatcaacaaatagaaaaatGACGCCTAGGCCTTACTAAATTTTCCACCTAAAAAGCATGTTCTAACACCTTAATTAGTCACGCTCATCAATATCATGTATGGCCTCTTGAGCCAACCCCCATACACACAACTTCAACACGTAATGTTTTATATCTTGAATCTTATCTCTTTATAGGTTGAAATTAAAATAACCTTGTTAAGTTTGAGTACTTTAATTAGTGGAGTAGTTCCATCATAGTAATATGCTACCATCTCAATATGCCCACATTGTGGTATATATAccttaatattttctttttcttcatctcAAATTAGCTGAAGAAAAGTGATCATAGAGTTTGTGGTAGGGGCAAATAGGCTTATTGTCatgttttaaatatatataaattttgaaattggacCACATAAAAGAATTAAATAAGGATCTCCTAACTCTTATAGCTAGTGGTTCATGCATTCATCTCTAGCTATATGTGTGTGTGCCAGAGCACATGAGAACCACTCAAACATGTGTCATGTCTAaggataatataatattatttctaAGATGAAactgtttttttcttcttattcaaGTACAACTACAAGCATCTAGATCAAGTTAAACTTGTGAAGAacctaataattattatattatatacatgaTCTGAACCTACCTCGTGGTCAAACTCAATATTAATACGAGATTTCATCGTTATCTCACCTGTAGCAtttgcttaattaattattatgacGTCTGATTATTTTGTTCCCTTTTAATATCATCTGTCTTTTTCGTTAAGTTTGAAAGAGATAAATCAAATTGATATAGAAGAAGTATAAAAAGCAGCCTATTATAAAAAGCAGTATAAACTATCACTTCACTTTCACACAAGTCAAAATTGATACAAACCTATATGTTGCGTATACTAGACCAAGATAATATATTGAAGTAAGTATACGCTGTTTTAAAAAGGCCACTACAGAAGTGATCATTATATACAATTTCAAAGAAAATAGTACTACTTTTTGAATCCAACTAAAGGACATACGACCCTATCTTACTTTCCCCTCAAACAGAACTCTCTAGTATAAGCTACTTGCTTGTTATCtactcatttattttaattattttttctttttaataaagaacaattaaatattaatattttcttaaatatagataaaaaagaaatgtatcaaaaaaaaaaaattatactagtGATGAGGAAGAACAGAGGATGATGAAGACAAAACTCACCAATCATGCAGCCGCCAAAGAACAATGCTTGGACCAACCCAACCTTATACTTCTCACCACAAACCAATCCCCATTGAGCCACAGTGGAGCTACCCACACCGCCGACCCATTCCCACGAACCCGGTTCAAGCCCACAAACCGTTTTTGCCACCCTATTACAGCTGGTTTGGCCCAATGGACCGTCGACGCATCTCCAATCCGGTTCACGGTCCGCAAAGATCATGACCATAGTGTGAAAGGCCTCAAGGGCCCAAGCCAAGCTAGTTAACACAAAATGCCTCATCTGCCACGGCCCAAACTCCCCACAATACTTTTGGAGCATAACATCGATGCATATTTTCTGAGTTGCAGCTCTTCCAGTGTCTTTCGCTGACGCAGATAGAAGCGGTGATCGGAGATCCTTGCTGGAACCTGGCGAGATGGTGGTgctcatctctctctccctttaTATCTATATCGGCCTGTATTTTGTGTATTTCGATACGATGAAATTttctatataataatttatatagcGAACTGATTTATAGGACTCCAGCAACTTCCAGGGTTTATTATGGCATTTGGTTTCACACGTGGAGTATGATCTGGCCGTtgaaaataatacaaataaGATTGTATACGGAGCatgttttaaatatttatttttggtatgtagtttagatatttttttaagtgtttattaattttattgtatatGTTGAGTTATTAatgaataaatattataaaaaaataaaatgataaaataaattaaattcaaaagtttaaaatatctaatttattaagaatatttaaaattaaatgttgTATCTTACTTGCAATCAccattacatttaaaattattGTTAGTACCCTATTTTACTTATAATTTTactacaattaaaataattatcataaCCGTATTTCACttaaatactattattattttaaatatatatataaaaatatataaaaacaaaaaattactatCATTATTTCATTAttcattaataattattatgaaagtataataaaaaatgataaaaaacattataaaatgaaggaatttttttatttttacactttaaaatagtttttttttttttttatatttttacaaaattctacCTAGAAACCCTTATTGCAACTACGGAGCAAAactaaaaatagtatatggggtaattttcctaaaatgaatatacattatatatatatatatattttttttttaaaaaaaagaagaaattatTTTAGGGTTTGATTGGTTTGTGAttcaaaaattgtgttttttaaaaaatatgttttggaaacaaaaatttaaattttgtaagtGAAAATTTGTTTTTAAATATGTGATTGGTTGTAGTGTGATTTAatgtttttgagttttaaaaaattgaatatgtGATTGGTTGagaatctcaaaataaaaaagtaagagAATAATTGGAGAGTTTTTGGATTCAATGATTTGAAAacacaaaaaacataaaattagtgttttcattttttagcctaaaaatcaaaatagtattcaaaatttgtttttgaaaacACTCAACCAATCAAGAATTTTTAGGTGGACCCCcaacattttaatttttaaaaacataaaatagttAAACATAgggtttcaaaatatatatatactaggttgaAGTTACGTGCAATGCACGTTATTTCACGCATGTCTagttattttaaatgattattatgttttttaatctattaaataaataatataattttttaataattgtaaACTTTTTAATATAAAGTATAAAGTAAAAACATGAcagtaatttgaaaaaaataaataaatcaaataaagtccaaagaaatttttaatataataattagtaccaAAAGGAAAGTAATTTGGAAATATAtgattttgaaattataaaaattaaagtaaatttaattattttaaagtacTTAATTTATCcacgataaaaaaaaattaaaaaatttcaataatgGATGGGggtgtaaaaaaatttcaacagGTGACATATGTCTATATAGATCTTGGGAGATATATTTTTGTTAGCAAGttctaattttgaaaaattgagaatttaattaaaaaaatgattaatttaaaaaattaatatgatTTGAAAAAGTTGGGATGCTCACTTCCATAAAATTGGAATTCTCCATGAGAAAAGGAAAAAGTGTTAACATTGAAAAGTGGCACATGAGTAAAACATACTGTTAAATGATAGTTCGATTTGAGATTTTGGCAATAACTAAGCCTTGTATTTTTGCTTTACTTTGGCTTCAGACCTTGACTACTCATTCAAAGTATTGTATACGTATAAAATACGATACAAATACAATTCTTAATTTCCTTATGTAGATCCCAAAATCATATTGAGTATTTAttgagattattttttttttttgaatggacaaaagaaattgaaaacatGTACTGAaacaaatttacaaaaaaagccatatatctataataaaatttgagAATTAGTGATTAGTTTAAAATGGGCTTCCCAGACATATATCTTTCCTTCTCGATTGCCTGGTAGATAATAGGAATTGAAGTTGGACTCAGATATTGAAATATCTGATAATATTCCAATACACACAGCGACTAAAGCTATTACCTATAGCAGCAGTATAGGGAAAATCACAAGAGAACTTTATGAACCAAATATCACACTCAAGAACTGGGTATTTTTGAAGGATGTCAACCGATCCCTGAACACATAATGTCAGCTAAATCTCGTAATTAAGCTGAAGATCAAAGCATTTAAGATACTATAAAAACTAACAAATAGTGCGATTGGATGAGGAGTCATCTCCAATCGATTGGAAGATCAAAGAACTCAATAGATGCACTAACATTCCCATCTTTAAGCTTTTCCTGAATCAATGGCTCGATTGGTCAAGGTACCTCCATCCGAGTAAAATATGGCAACTTAGGGGCTGAAATCATAAGGGAGTAAGGTTTTGATTTTAGTATATCATTGAAATTGTTGAATCCCATGCAAGAGAAAATAGATGGTGAGAGTGCGACTAAGATAAAGAATTGATAGACAGAGAGTGATCAATGATAGCTATGGTTAGGAATGAAGAATCGTAACTGAGGATGAAGAAAAATCACACTATACGGTGgggaaaaatatgtatatatatttgaaacgtCTTGTGTTTGCTTTTGAAAGGTTGTACGTAGAAATCGTAAAGGTTGTTGGTGAGCGAgctatttgaaatattttttatctgTTTATcataaaatatgtttattttttttttgtttttttaataaaaaattaaataagttatttaataaattgaaTTGTTTTCGTTAGAATAGGAAGGTttgatttgaaatattttaaaagcgtttgaaatattttaaaagcgttaaaaaataacatggaaagattgtttaattttttggtttaattattgggtttatttatttgttaacttttaacgTTAATTAAGTTCCGTtaaataggcacttttaatatataaagatatattaataaacataaaatatggtTATTATAACTTAAAAAGTGgttaataagatatttttttttctaaaaaaagatttaattaagaattattaaaatgatagaataacttttttttagggtagttaaaaaaatattgtaaggttttttcttttaattttcaatttaaaaatgGACAgaatcatcttttttttttgcttaacttttaattaataattattatttttaaatagactaaaaaaattattttagttttttatttaaataatagaattagaaaattaaaaaaattgagtaaaaaataaatagtactTTTGGAGGTATT
This Cannabis sativa cultivar Pink pepper isolate KNU-18-1 chromosome 6, ASM2916894v1, whole genome shotgun sequence DNA region includes the following protein-coding sequences:
- the LOC115724457 gene encoding organic cation/carnitine transporter 4 produces the protein MSTTISPGSSKDLRSPLLSASAKDTGRAATQKICIDVMLQKYCGEFGPWQMRHFVLTSLAWALEAFHTMVMIFADREPDWRCVDGPLGQTSCNRVAKTVCGLEPGSWEWVGGVGSSTVAQWGLVCGEKYKVGLVQALFFGGCMIGAGIFGHLSDSFLGRKGSLTIVCLLNAIFGCITALTPDYITYLLLRFLTGFSTGGVGLCAFVLATEPIGPSRRGVAGMSTFYFFSTGIALLSLIAYVFPTWRALYIASSIPSLIFLVLVIPFISESPRWYLVRGKVNEAMTIMNSIAKSNGKELPEGITLGLDDESNTKSISESVNPTSNNGVSGSLVDVVRSPVTRVRLFLAVAINFLCSVVYYGLSLNVVNLDTNLYMTVVLNAVAEMPAFTITAILLDKFGRKPLAIGTLWFSGLFCFLGSLVRNDVVGVWKVLRMICGVLGIFGMAGTYNLLFIYTAELFPTVVRNAALGCATQASQMGAILAPFVVVLGGALPFVVFAICGIVGGIHAFYLPETLNKPLYDTMDGMESGEKDRDLLISV